The DNA window CTTAAAACACTTTCATATGAAATTAAACCCGAGACATTTTTgtctaaaaattataaaattattattataaagcaCAAAAATTAtgctataattattttttttataataaacataaaataatcacttaatgagatttttttttatacatttccCCCCCCCCCTAATTATCCTATTTTATTGTGTTAGTTGTAAcacaattaataattttcaaataacttaatatcTCATTCTCAACTTCATCATATTTAATCATGAGAATATTAAACTTATGCTTTATAttgtattgtttttttcttctaagaatatatatgtaattattattattttttttataagaaacaCACATTGTTGAGTGTTAAActcactaaaatattttaaaagttaaaatctCACCTAAAAAAACCAACAATGAGATGGTTTTAAcctcttaataataatatcaaacatACTATTGAAGTTGTGCAAGATATTCAATTTACCATTGAACttgtaatatgttttaaatttgcATAAAAGATTCAAGTATTTAGTCTCTAAATGtaatattaatcttttatttatttatttatttgataagttcacattttattttttaaatggtattttatctttattatattttaaaatgattaaattaaaagtaaaaataattttgtttgtatctaatataataatgtttttaatataaaatatataaaaagctataaaaattatagatttatatagactttatttattattatttttaatcatatattttccgtcaatatatatatatatatagtttgtgAATGTGAAAAAAAGGAAGTTTGAAGgtaattatatacaattttttaaaggttcatttttattaaaaatgattttttttttttttttgagtaaaacgaaaaaacatgaaataaaaaagagaaaagaaaaaagaaaagaaaaaactgTACTCAATAAGTTATCAAGCTCGTCGAAAAGAACAATTAACTATCCAACCGATTCTATTGTCTTTCTTAAATAAATCTCAGAAAgcgtcataataatattattaatgatacgAATTGGACGACTACGATAATTGAAAATTCGACGATTTCACTCAAAatagatagtccaccaaaaaataattaggatgatAACCCAACTATGTAGGTCTGCCATTTCAGTCACATCAATCCAAACCTCCTAACAATCACCCAAAGACTCGGACATTACCCAATGAATCTCATTAATATTCCATAGAAGAATCCAAATATTAGTGACCCATCGACAATGCAAAATTAATTGAATTGTCGTTTCAACATTTCGTGACACATATCACAACTATTAGTCATAAATTTCAATGTATTTTTAACCATTATATTCGTTCAAGAACTTACTTGTAACAAATGTATAAATATGAGGATAATTATAGTTTATGTTGAAGGTATAAATATTCTCATAtgattcattttaataatataatccCCAAATTGAATTTTAACCCTAATATTATGTTCTTTGAGGgcttatgaaataataaataaaagtgcttaaaataaataacaataataataaaagggaGGACCTTTAAAAAATGCTCACATTTTTGCTGCTCAACCAAACAGGGCCTCCGGCCACCTTGTAGTCTTCGTAAAGcgttctctctctttctttctctctctctcaataaCTCAGCTTCGGCGAGAGGATCACAGGAAGAAGAAATCAGAAGAAACGCCAGCATTTTGCTCTTTGAAATTTCTCCAGCTTCGTCATACGGATCAGTTCAACAAGGTACAAACTGAGTTTTGAATTCTATATACCTTTCATATTCATTTCGCCATGCCAACTCTAATACGTTCAATTGAGATTCGTATTTCCATGGCCATAACTTGAATATTCATCAAATTTTGAGACATATGTTGTATTTTTCTGCTTATTTAGGATCAATAGATTCCGGATTCGGGAGATATATAGCTTTTGTTGTCGAGAAAACTAAGAATTTCAGCTGAAATTTGCTAAATGTGTAGAGTATACCTTTCAAGTTAAATTAATCCGTTTGATTTCTGATTTATTGATTACTAGATGAAAGAGAGTAGAGACGGTAACAGGAGTGACAGGATACCGAAATCTCAATCGGTTGATTCAACACCGCTGGTATTAGATGAAGATCATTTTAAGGTGAAATTAAATTGTTCCTTTTATTTTGACTGAAGCGAAATTGTTCATTTCTACTTCAAGTTGTTTTTTTCagatatttcataattttggaTTTGTAGGGGGATTTCTCTTTTGATGCTTTATTTGGGAAACTAGTAAATGAGCTGCTCCCGTATTATCAAGACGAGGAAGGCGATTCGTCGTTGCCTAATGGGCATACGAGAATGGGATCAGATTTAGGGAAATTGACGCCAGGACAACCAAGTCATTTGTTCCCTGAAGTTGACGCTCTTCTATCTCTGTTTCAGAATTCCTCTAAGCAGTTGATTAATCTACGGAAGAAGGTTTTGTATTTTTTGACCTAACCATGTCATTTAGATGCAATACACATTtagttatgtatttttaatgtatattaGTACGATCCTTTCATGATAATTGTAGATTGACGAAAGGCTCTATAATCTCAAGAAGGAAGTCGTTGTTCAAGATTCCAGGCACAGGAAGACGCTTACAGAGGTTGGTTAATGCTTAATcaagatataaataatttaatggaCATAAAATTTACGCGACATATGTGCGATTTCAAGAGTAACTACTTGTTTGGCTGACCGCAATCCCTTCATTAAATTACTTGCTTTATAGCATTTCCATACTTCATCCTGTCCTCGAGAtatcatttactttctgtcctTGCTCTATGAAGTTAATTTTAGTAAATAGCTTAGCTCTCGCCTCTCAGCATGTTctttaaattgtatttttagcTGGAGAAAGGTGTAGATGGATTATTCAGTAGTTTTGCAAGATTGGATACACGTATATCAAGTGTTGGACAGACAGCTGCCAAAATCGGTGATCATTTACAGGTATGGTTTCTGAGGTCTTGTGTGTGCTATACTTATTTATTCTGTTAGAACAACAAATGACAATTATGCTACCATTCTTTTGACAGAGTGCTGATGCTCAGAGAGAAAATGCCAGCCAAACAATTGAACTCATTAAGGTAGTGCTAGAAATCATCAGAAATGTTAGGAATACTTAGTGTATTTACCTAAGAACTTTTTGTTTTTAACATGGAATGACAGTACTTGATGGAGTTCAACAGCAGCCCAGGTGACCTCATGGAACTTTCGCCCCTGTTCTCGGATGACAGTCGGGTTGCTGAGGCTGCTTCTGTTGCGCAGAAATTGAGTAAGATTCTAGGGTTTTCAGTAATTTAGGGATTGCTTGGTGTAGATTATGCTGATGATTTTAGGTGATTAAtgactaaattatatttatagaatgttcaaataaaataggaaaaaaCAAAGTGTATGAATGATGTACTTTTGgacaatgtaaataaaattatagattagaaaaattatttatagaagTATTTTGGATTAAATCCGATTTCCGATCAACTAAAAGAAGCCCTTATATTGCATCCTGTTGACGTCTTCTCATTATTATGTGACCGAATTTGTGAAGCTTAACATAACAAGAACCAAATGTTactgaaaaaaaaactaattcttATCAACTAGACGAATTCCTTTAATTGTGTGATTCTGTTCACTGTGATAACAACTTTCTAGTTGTTGAGTTGTCTTGGTAGCACCGCCATCAAACATATCCATATTAGAAGTGATATTAAACTTTTTTCTGAGTAGCCTTAAGATGCATACCTATGCAGTTAATGATGCCGTTTTGTTCTCATTATTGAACAATGTTTTTGAGTTTAGGGTCATTTGCTGAAGAAGACATCGGAAGACAAGGAATATCTGTATCAGCTCTTGGAGGAAATGCTACTGCTAGCAGAGGATTGGAGGTAGCTGTAGCTAATCTCCAGGAGTATTGCAATGGTGAGTTATATCATTACCTGTAGTCTAACCCACGTCTGACCCCATTTTTCGTGAGAAAAGGTGTAATGGAATTCTactagatatttttttatcctGTTCAGAAAGTTCTTTTGCCTAGAGCCACCTTTAAAATCAGATTGGCATAGTAGTAGTCTACATATGAATAAGTTTTATACAATTGGTCAAAAACTTGTCTTGTAATGTTTTCTCATTACAGAGTTGGAGAACAGATTGTTGTCACGATTTGATGCAGCATCACAAAGAAAAGAATTGTCTACCATGGCAGAGTGTGCTAAAATTCTGTCTCAGGTGATCTGTTCAAACCTTTTGCTTTGGACTTCCTCAACTTCTTATCTTCCTTGGTTATGCATATACCAGAGCGTCTCAATTCAGAACATGATGTCAAATTACTATTTATAGTAAGCTAGtggacttatatatatatattttgtattcatGTGCTCATGCTGACACTCTGAGGTTGTCTACATAGTTATGATTGTTGTATCAAAATTTCACTAACCTTACCAACTTAAACTCAACTCCTAATTTTATAATGCTCTGGATACCATGTTggccttttttttcttctttttgtgTCACTATGCATAATATTCCTGTCACGAGTATCAGGAACAAACAGAAAAAGTTGGTATTGTTGTTTCATGAACTCATGTGCATAGACTTGTTATATTCACCCTAATGCCATTCTGAGCTTATAGTTGGAATTTTTCTTTATGACGTATTGATTATATTCTGCAAAGAAAACTCTCATGAAAGACATTGGCTGAATTGGTAATGCAGTTCAACAGGGGTACCAGTGGCATGCAACATTATGTGGCAACACGACCAATGTTTATTGATCTCGAGGTCATGAATGCAGACACTAGATTGGTCCTTGGTGACCAGGGTTCCCTGCCTAATCCTACCAATGTTGCACATGGTCTTTCCTCATTGTATAAAGAAATTACTGGTTAGAAAATATCCAATGTGCTCTAATAGtgtcccttcttcttcttcatatgaGAAATGTATTCTTTGTTTCACAGTTACTGTACGAAAAGAAGCAGCCACAATAACTGCTGTTTTTCCTTCCCCCAACGAGGTTATGTCAATTTTGGTCCAGGTACTTAAAAAAGTCTGAGTAACAGTTAATATGGAGTTGATTTTGACAGCTTACATCTGtaacttgtttttatttgtgtttgtgCAGAGAGTTTTGGAACAGCGAGTTACAACTCTGCTCGATAAATTGCTAACGAAGCCATCATTGGTCAACCCTCCTTCTGTGGAAGATGGTGGACTTCTATTGGTAAATCAAGTCAAATATGTTATTTCTTTTCACCAATGacctatttaatatatttcactAATATGTATCTGTATGAGTTGTCAGTATCTTAGAATGCTAGCAGTAGCTTATGAGAAAACCCAGGAGCTTGCCAGAGACCTACGAGCTGTAGGTTGTGGTGATTTAGATGTTGAAGGTAAAAGCTAAGCATATTATATTGGTGATCTCTACTCTTCATTGCAAGTTTTAAGTTTCGAAAAGTCTgcattcataattaaattttaatttactttcatCACAATGTAACTGTGCTGGCGGCATCTCTCGGTGCCTAAATGAGAAACTGTTTCACTATGTTAACTTTGAATTATTAGAATTTAGTTCCTCAACTAACATCACAGTGTTGAATCATTAgacaaaaaagaattaaaagatGTAACAAAATACCATAGAAAAGAGTTTTTTTGGTGTTTATTGAGTAATTGACTATCTTTGTACATGGGCTACTAGCTTATGTACTTACTTGATTGGTTAAGTCACTTTGATTCGTATGTTTTCTTGGTGGCATCTAGTTGGATTTATTCTTTCGGGTATGGTCCCACTGTGTTCattgaaaaaatagtttattttctattttgtttaatttcttcTGAATGTTTGTTACAAATAGCTTATTATATGTTTGAAGTCCAGAAAATAATCGAGGCcttcttttattttactttagATCAATAGGACACAGCTTTAGATATTTAGAATGTCTCTTCAGTAGTTATTCTTCCTATTTGGTTGATAGGGAGCATAGTCTGTAaaattttgttagtttttttattgTGATGCAATCTACTGATCCTTTTATACTACAACCTCCTGAAAATCTTTTCTACCTCTGTAGGCTTGACAGAGTCTCTGTTTACTGCACACAAAGATGAATATGTTGAGCATGAACAAGCCTCTTTGAGACAACTTTATAAGACAAAGGTTGTtaagatgatttttttaaaatatatttttctcattgCGGAAGAGGACCGGTTGATATTATGATTCCAATACTTCAtagttcatatttttattaatacaagGACTATATGCAGATGATGGAGTTACGTGCTGAAGGCCTTCAATCTATTGAGTCATCAACTGGTTCAATTGGACGGTCAAAGGGCGCCGCAATAGCTTCTTATCAGCAGCAGATATCTGTCACTGTTGTCACAGAGTTTGTGCGTTGGAATGAGGAAGCAATTTCTAGAAGCACTTTGCTTTCATCACAGGTATAACTTTTCTACTTTGAACCTTCCTCCTCCCCCTTTCCTTCCCTCAAAGTTCTCGCATCTTGTCAATTTAGCTTGTAAGTTTTGTTTAGCGTAAGGCTCATAGACACAATGTCGTGGGTTCGAGCTTTCATGAGCCTTTAAAAAAAGTCTTCTTTTCCTTACAGGTGGTAGAAATGGTAGAATCATAGTTACATGCCCATTTAACTTCTTAGTTTAAGTATTGCAGAAGATTCAGATGTAATCCTCACTTTCTTTGTCATGCAGAGTTCTTGTAGATACCCATGTTTTGTGCAAAATTGTACTTTTCTTGAGTGTCAGATAGGGCAAGTATAAACTAGGGCAAATATTGCGTCTTCAAGTGTTATTAGAACTTATTGAATCATATAAAGGGTCACATATAGACTCAACATTTTCTATTTCTATTAAAACTGGAACTCCATTCACAATGCAAATGAGTTAACATGTGTAAAGTGCAGGAATACATAAATACAAAGATAGCCTATTGggaaactagtattttgtcacCATCACGATCTCATTGAAATATCtccaaagttaaaattgaaagtgatttttttccatttggtacaagatatttttttggatcatgattaGATTAGTTTCTGGATCGTGATCCAGTATTCTGATTTTTGCtgtttcatttggtatacaaattattttctacatCATGATATGAATTATAGTGTAAATTCATGCTTCATTTGGCATAGAGCTTTTCTCGATCATGGtattattttttggatcatcattttataatttttagacCATTGTGAATTTTGACAAACATAAAATGTAGTTTTTTCGGATCATGATCAACATGGAAAAATCAGATACCAAAACAGCCCAGAGTTAACTGTAGTTTAAATGGTTGACATTGATGTACATAGTCCTTTGTTTTTGGAACTTGGTTTTATGTGTCTATTGCAAATTAGTCATACATGGTATTTCACCTTTCAGCCCACCATTTTGAGAAATCTTAATGACTTTTTTTTCACCTTCTGTTTACAGCCTGCTACCATTGCAGCTAATGTAAAATCTGTGTTCACATGCCTTTTGGATCAAGTAAGCCACTTCTATCTGCCTTGTGTTATTTGAAATATGGGAAAATGTAAAATTGTATTGAACAATCTTTTCATGCTTATCCTTCTATATAGGTTAGCCAGTATACAACGGAGGGACTTGAACGAGCTAGAGACAGCCTGACTGAAGCTGCTGCATTGAGAGAGAGATTTGTTCTGGGAACAGTTGTCAGTAGAAGGGTGGCTTCTGCTGCTGCTTCTGCTGTAATTTCTTAATCACTCAACATTGAGAGTATATTATGAAGGATTTTAGATAGAGAACAAACAACATCCATTTAAGATACAATGAATAAACAAAACATGCTATGGTCACATGCAGGCGGAAGCTGCAGCTGCTGCTGGTGAAAGCAGCTTCAAATCTTTCATGGTGGCAGTCCAACGTTGTGCAAGCAGTGTTGCTATTGTTCAGCAAGTATGTTTGAGTGTTTGAAAGAGACATAGTTAACTTGAAATTCTAATTTTCTAATTTGACTTTTGTCTGCAGTTCTTTTCAAATTC is part of the Impatiens glandulifera chromosome 1, dImpGla2.1, whole genome shotgun sequence genome and encodes:
- the LOC124919425 gene encoding exocyst complex component SEC10b, yielding MKESRDGNRSDRIPKSQSVDSTPLVLDEDHFKGDFSFDALFGKLVNELLPYYQDEEGDSSLPNGHTRMGSDLGKLTPGQPSHLFPEVDALLSLFQNSSKQLINLRKKIDERLYNLKKEVVVQDSRHRKTLTELEKGVDGLFSSFARLDTRISSVGQTAAKIGDHLQSADAQRENASQTIELIKYLMEFNSSPGDLMELSPLFSDDSRVAEAASVAQKLRSFAEEDIGRQGISVSALGGNATASRGLEVAVANLQEYCNELENRLLSRFDAASQRKELSTMAECAKILSQFNRGTSGMQHYVATRPMFIDLEVMNADTRLVLGDQGSLPNPTNVAHGLSSLYKEITVTVRKEAATITAVFPSPNEVMSILVQRVLEQRVTTLLDKLLTKPSLVNPPSVEDGGLLLYLRMLAVAYEKTQELARDLRAVGCGDLDVEGLTESLFTAHKDEYVEHEQASLRQLYKTKMMELRAEGLQSIESSTGSIGRSKGAAIASYQQQISVTVVTEFVRWNEEAISRSTLLSSQPATIAANVKSVFTCLLDQVSQYTTEGLERARDSLTEAAALRERFVLGTVVSRRVASAAASAAEAAAAAGESSFKSFMVAVQRCASSVAIVQQFFSNSISRLLLPVDGAHAASCEEMATAMSTAEGAAYKGLQQCIETVMAEVDRLLSAEQKAADYRSPDDGLIPDHRPTSACSRVVAYLSRVLESAFTALEGLNKQAFLTELGNRLHKGLLLHWQKFTFNPSGGLRLKRDITEYGEFVRSFNAPTVDEKFELLGIMANVFIVAPESLSSLFEGTPSIRKDALKFIQLREDYKSAKLATKLSSLIPTSG